The genome window GCGGAGGATTTCAGGGTGTTGTGGGCATACTCGGCCCACACAATGAATGACGACCAGGAGGATGGATTGCTGGCAGCCATGCACCTCAGTGTTGCTTCCAGCTCCTGGTTAAATCTCTCCGTCTGTCCGTTGGACTCAGGATGGAATCCTGAGGACAGGCTCGCCATCGATCCCACCAGCCGACAGAAGGCTTTCCATAACCGGGAAGAGAACTGGGGTCCTCGAACAGAGACAATGTCCTGGGGAAAACCAAAGACTCGAAAAACATGTTCAATGACCAATTCACCTGTCTGTTTAGTGGAGGGTAGTTTAGGAAGTGGAATGAATCTGGAAGCCTTGGAAAATCTGTCTATAATGACAAAAATGGTGGTATTACCGTGGGATGACGGGAGGCCTGTGATGAAGTCCATGGAGAGATGAGACCAGGGACGTCAAGGGATAGGAAGTGGAAACAGAAGGCCCTGAGGAGCACGGTGAGAAGCCTTGCTCTGGTTGCAAGTGGTGCAGGCCTTAACAAAAGTCTCGGTGTCTTCCTTAATCGTAGGCCACCAAAACCGCCTTTGGAGAAACTCGAGGGTGCGAGCGTAACCCGGGTGACAGGTGAGAGGAGATGCATGTGCCCACTGGAGAACTTGAGAGCGGACAGAGTAGGGAACGAACAGACAGCCAGGGGGGCCATTGCCCGGATCAGGTTCTCGGACTTAAGCCTGTCTGACCACATCCACGATCCTCCACCGCACCGGGGCCACAATCCTGTTTCCGGGGATGATGGATCTTACAGAATCTTCTCGGACAGAAGGGGCAAAGATTCGAGACAGGGCATCTGGCTTGAGATTCTTGGACCCTGGACGATAAGTAAGTGTAAATTCAAAGCGGTTAAAAAAAAGTGACCACCTGGCCTGACGGGGATTCAGACACTTAGCTTCTTGTATGTACTCAAGGTTCTTGTGGTCCGTAAGAACTTGAAAAGGATGAGTAGAACCCTCGAGCCAATGTCTCCACTCCTCCAGTGCCAGTTTTACTGCCAAGAGTTCCCGGTCCCCCACATCATGATTCATTTCGGCTGATGTAAGGCGATGGGAGAAAAAAGCACATGGGTGAAGCCGCTCATCCTTTCCTCTCTGAGAAAGCACAGCTCCCACTCCTACAtctgaggcatccacctccaCGACGAATGGAACTTCAGGGTCAGGCATAGAGAGAATGGGTGCGGAGGTAAACAGACGCTTGAGCTTGGCGAAGGTGGCCTCGGCTCCTGGGGTCCACTGGAAACGGGTGTGGCTTGCCTTGGTGAGTGCTGAGAGATCTgacgccacagagctgaaattcttgaTGAATTTTCGATAAAAATTGGCAAAGCCGAGAAATCGCTGGACGTCCTTGACTGAGGCTGGGGTAGGCCACTGACACAGCCTTGACCTTGCTGGGGTCCATGAGCATATGGCTGGGTTCCACTATGAATCCCAAGAATTGCACCTTAGTGGtgtggaactcacatttctctgGCTTGACATACAAATGATTCTCCAGAAGGTGTTTGAGCACTAGTCGAACATGCTCAATGTGTTCTTGCAGGGAACTCGAGAAGATCTGGATATCATCCAGATAGACAGACACGAAGATGTTGAGCATATCCCGGAGAGCATCATTAATCAAGGCCTGGAACACCGCTGGAGCATTGGTCAGGCCGAAGGGCATCACTTGATATTCATAGTGACCGGTGGGTGTGTtgaatgcagtcttccactcatcGCCTTGTCGGATGCgtacgagatggtaagcgttgCGCAAATCGAGCTTGGTGAAGACAGATGCTCCCTGCAACAACTCGAACGCTGTACCCAGCAGTGGTAAGGGGTACCGGTTTCTGATGATGATGCTATTTAATCCACGGTAGTCAATGCAGGGCCGGAGACCCccgtccttcttccccacaaagaaaaaaccAGCTCCTGCAGGTGACGTGGACTGACGGATGAAACCAGTAGCAAGGGCTTCCTTGATGTAGTCATCCATAGCTGCACGCTCAGGAGCCGACAGGGAGAAAATACGGCCTCTGGGGGGACAGTTAATAGCGCAGTCATATGGGCGGTGGGGTGGCAGTGTTGTGGCTCTCTGCTCACTGAATACCGGCTTAAGTTGATGGTACACACTGGGGACTCGGGAGAGGTCAATGGACTCTGGGAACTCGGGAGGTGAGACAGGAGAGTCAGAGTGTAAACAGGTGGTTTGACAAGATGGGCCCCATTGAATAAGGGATTCGGTTGTCCAATCAAACTGTGGATTATGCAGTTGAAGCCAGGGGTGACCAAGAATGAGTGGAAATTCCGGGGACTGGATGAGATGAAAAGTCAGCTTCTCTTGGTGATggactgagagagaaagaggatctGTGGCCCAGGTGACGCCTTCCACGCCTAGGGGTCTTCCATCCAAGGCTGTAACTGCAATGGGTACAGGTAGGAGTCCAGATGGGATTCCATGTTTGCTGGCCCAGGTGGTATCCATGAAATTTCCAGCTGCTCCTGAGTCCACAAAAGCCTGTAGGGGGTGACTGTGAGAGTTCCACTTGAGGGTAACGGGTAGAAAAAGACCAGAGTTAAACGATAGGGAGGTGAGGGCAGCTCCCGTTACAATCCTCCCTGACCTGCACTGTGTCGAGCGTTTCCCTGTAGAACAGGACAAGTCACTCGGAAGTGGTTGGTTCCGCCGCAGTACAAGCAGCAGTGCTCCCGCATGCGTCGATCTCATTCTCTTGGGGTGATCCGGGCTCGGCCTACCTGCATAGGCTCAGGAGGTTCTTGGTCAGAGGGAGAGTCAAGTATAGGGGTTTGATAGATGGGTCTAGCTGACCTGCGGTTGAGTGCCCTCTCTCGAAGACGATTATCCAGGCAAATGGAGAGCTCGATGAGGGTCTCAAGATTCACGGCTGGTTCTCGTGTAGCGAGCTCATCCAAGATATCCTCTGAGAGCCCAGAAGAAAAGCTGGCCATCAGAGCCTCCTTGTTCCAACCACTCTCTGCAGCGATGGTACGGAACTGGATGGCGTACTCCGCCACACTACGTTGTCCCTGGTGTAGGGAGAGAAGACGTCTGGAGGACTCCCGACTGGTGAGGGGGTGATGAAAAGTCCACCGAAACTCATCTGTGAAAGTCTGGAAACTAGCACAGCAGGGGCTCTGTGCCTCCCATACAGCGGTGGCCCAGTCCAGGGCAGTACCAGAGAGCAGAGTGATCACATAAGCAATCTTGGAGCGATCAGTGGGAAAACTGGAGGGTTGAAGATCAAAAGTTAAGGAACACTGTGTCAGGAAGCCTCTACATGCACTCGGGTTACCTGAGAATCGTTGGGGTGGAGGTAATTTTGGCTCAATGGCAGACATTGGCTGCTGGACATTGACTGACGGAGGAACAGGGGCAGAGGGAGCAGGCACTGCCAGCCTCTCAAAAACTTGCTTCAGAGCAGGGAGAATCTCAGCCAACAGCTCTGAATGTTTGGTCAGCAGTTCCTCTTGATTCACGATCCGTTTCTCATGTCTCTGCACACTAGCTTCAAGCTGGTTGGAGTACTCAGAAGTGCTGGTTGTCTCTGGATCCATATTGACTTGGTTTTCCTGTCAAGAGCTGGTCTTGAACCCAGGTCTCTGGTGAGAGAGTGGCACTGACTATCCACTGAGCCACAGAGCAGTAGGTTGGATCCAGAAGGAAGACAAACACAGCACGTAAGATGAGCCaaaaagtttaataataaaaagtaatgtcCCAAAAGAGTCAACTTGGTACAAGGGGAAAAAACAGAATACAAATCTTCTCAAACcaatgaagaaaacttgaagaggagATATCCAACACAAAACTCAGTAAATCCAGCAAGGGAAAAAACTTAGAATTCACTCCTCCTAGTTACAGGGCAGGCTGAGAGAGCAACACAATGGACTGGTAGCTAGCACATTCGAAAACCAAGTGACAAACAAGGGAACTGAGGTAACTTAAATACATAgtaccaaacaagacacaggtgaaaacaacgAGGATACAAATGGCGGGAAAACAGGGCACAAAAGAGAACTAGGGACATCTAGTGGGCAAAAATGGGAATTACAGGTAAATACATGacagaaaactatttatgtcatttttgaagctatcatcactatgcaacatttttcacaagtgcctaaaacatttaaacagtacTGTCTATATACAGAATATACTATATCATATTTTCTCTCTTCAGCATCACTTCTACTTCAAGTTCCTCTTCAGGGGCGTCATGGCAAGAGGGACCACATTTCAATTAACATCTTATGTAAGTCTCAtttcaaatgttatattttttaaagagcaAGGAGAAAATTGGGCTAATTAAAGGATTGTAATCCTACAATTAGAAAAGACATCTCCATATGCTCACTTATATTTAATGCAATCATTTATTGTTATTAGCCAGAGGGCCTCGTCATGGAAATATGAGGTATGGATTCTAAGCTATCATTAAAAGAAAATATCAAACATTCGACTATTGCCTATAGCAATTCAGTGTGAACACTTCCTCTAGTCTGACAATGTTTTTTTAGATTCACCCCTGTATGTAGTCTATGATCTCATCTGGCTTGTAATCGATTCAGATAGTGACAAAATCTATTAGTCCTCAACTTTGCGAGAAGGACAAGTATGTGGGTTCAAATATCAGTGTGCTCCTGCACTGATAAATTAATGGCCCTTGTTAGACATGGTCACACAGACGTCACTTGATCCACAGTCCCAGACAGAAACAAGTGACTCCTGTTGAGTCTTATCAAACACTGTCACGCTTGTTCtattaaccctcatgttctgtttGGGGTCTGAAGGGCTCCAAGGCCCGTAAAATATCTCAAAAATATAATGACAATTATGTTTCAGCTTGATATTCATGTTACTCACACACAAAAAGTgctaacctgcaattgttaccttaaggagctatacATGATTGGTTTtgtaatgttaaattatatttttgacttgaatcaaaccagttaatttagatttttcagctaaacattttttcagtgtatgagaACTGATTATAAACAATATAGTATTTTCAACTCAATAACTTATGACTTACAGACCCCAGCTATAAAAGATGATTAAATACAATGAATTTACGTATCTCTGAATGGTGTACATACTTTAGACACTCCTGTAAGTTACTTATTTTCATTtcttgaattacatttttctctAATGTGTTTTTAACTGGGTCAAATTGATGCCAAACTGAAAACAACATTACCAGAATAGATACCAATCACATTTCTGAAAAGTGCATGTGTGGTCTACAGcaaaacatataataatatatgCCTGGGTTATGACTGCATCAGAGGAACATATTAACATATTTTGAAGGGGAAATAAGAGGATTTTCAAAgtactattattactatttttatacATACATCATTAAAGTCTATGGGACCCCAAACATCAAAACAGTATGCAATCtcaacagaacatgagggttaaagtAAAACCATTAGAGTGGTCTAATGAACTAAAAACATTAGACGTAGGACCCCAGGTCACCCTCTTATCCGCTTCTAGCCGAGCCTGAATGAAATAACACCACCCTTAATGTCAGACCACAAAACCAGGTACCTACAGCAAAACAATGAATGCACAATTAAAGAGATGTTTATGGCTGAGAGAGGTATTAGGCAGCAAATACATTTGTGAAGCTCCTTGAATTGGAGCCTGAAATGACAGAACTGGTACATTTCTCTGTTTGTGTGCACAGAGACAGTCTGTTTGAGGCATCTAGACCAGAGAGAACAATGAATATGAATAAGAGAGAGGACGGAGTATCAGAGAGGGGGCTAAATGTCACCCTCACCATCCGCCTGCTAATGCATGGGAAGGTAAGACACATCACAGAGTTCTACAGTACTTGTATTTTGCAAGTGCAACCAGTCAAGAAATTAAACCAGTACATAAGAGAGATTAATCCATAAATATTCAATTTAGACAGACAGGCAAACCCCATAAATGGGCCAGGGGACTATTCAGGCCACCCCCAATCACTGTGCCAAATTTCCCCACTTTTCTCCAAAAAGATCATGGGTCTGCTatggacacaaaaaaaaaaaaaaaaaatgctaccgAATGCAATATGGGCTACCCCCCTTCAGTGCTTTGCCCCTATTTATAAACAGAGAAAGCATTAAGTTGTATTACTATTTACTGCATCATCATttttagggcagtggtggctcagcggttgaggctctgaggctcttactgaccagaaggttgggggttcaagccccagcactgccaagatgccacttttgggcccttgagcaaggcccttgaccctatctgctttAGGCATGCTGTATcgtggctgaccctgcactctggcCCCAGCTTacctgggatatgtgaaaacaaatgcatttcactgtatatatgcaaaaacgtatgtataatgtgtgaccaaaataaaggcttctattctatcATTTCTAACAAGAAAGGAACTGTAGTCATTCTTTGATGAATCGTTTGATAAATCCTTCCTGAAAAACTTCATGCATAAAGTCCAAcaagcagacagtcagaactcCATAAGACAGCATTATTTCAGTTTACTATGCAATCATACGAACATTAGATTTGCCTAGACTAaccgtttttttgttttgtttgaattttgtgtgtgtttctagGAAGTTGGAAGTATCATTGGAAAGGTAAACAGTTCAGTATGACACTGAATTAAGCAAAACATGTTCTTCATATATCCAAAACTTCAATACTGTCCTTATTGTGGTTTAAGTATgtcttataatataaaatataatcttaATATGCACATAATTCATTTGTTAATAATGTTCAGGCAGtcttttaaaatgactttttcctTGTTTGGTTTCAGAAAGGCGAGACTGTCAAAAAAATGAGAGAGGAGGTAAGTTATATATTGAGGTTTATTAACGAATATCAAATTAGGCCAGTCATTTTATTTAACAGTTATTTCACATAATTGACAATGAACTGTTGCTAAAAAACTGCAATGCAATGCACACCATTAATCCTGCGTAGTTAAGTAAATTAAATGGTGTATAAGAGTAAAAGTAACACATTTGTGTCACCTCATCTAcaaaatgagatcattttcactTTGAGTAAACTCAACTTATCAGATTTTGTTTGCATGATGGTAATTACTTGAGAAAGTATCAAAATGTTAGCAGTAAGGTAAGACtgcatttacaaatacatttagaaTGCAGCCCACAACTCTGATTTTCTCTATGGATTTAGAGTGGAGCCCGAATTAATATATCTGACGGTTCCAGTCCAGAGCGCATCATCACCATAACTGGCGCATCTGAGGTCATCTTTAAAGCATTCGCCATGATCGCTGAGAAGTTtgaggaggtgtgtgtgtgtgtgatttgtccATTAATGTGCAATTAACATTATGGGTGATTTGAATGCATTTCACTTGTAGCTCAAATGTCCTAACAGAAACTTTCAACCTGTATTCATgcatacttttttttcttctctgttaTCACCTTGTTTTCATTTTCAGAGTGACTGCACTGGGCATAAAAAGATGTGGCTATTTGCACCTATTTAGTAGAATCAGACAAAACCACTATGTATAATATGTTATTAAACTACTGTATATAAGTCTAAATATATAGTAAATAGAACTATGTAAAATATTGCATATTTACTATGTATGTTCTTATATTACACACCAGCATGTCATTGTATATTTAGAATAGTTTATGTTACAAGACAAAATGCAAATAATGTATGTTAGTACTATACAGTACCATTCCAAtaggtcatatatatatatatatatatatatatatatatatatatatatatatatatatatatatatatatatatatatatactgtatgctagTGTATCTGATACATAtgcatttattttctctcttccagGATATCCTGGCCTCCATGATAAACAGCACAGTGGCAAGCAGGCCTCCTGTCACACTGCGCCTCGTCTTCCCTGCCAGTCAGTGCGGTTCACTTATCGGCAAAGGAGGCTCCAAGATCAAAGAGATCAGAGAGGTAAATATGAGTTTAATCGGTTACCAAAATGCAAAGAGTTTGAAATGCAGGTCACAGTGGCCCCCAGATGATGCACAGAATGATCCATTAAACAGTTATTTTCCTTTGTCTCAGCGGCAGGCATAAACATTTAACATCACCCTGATTGATTTTGTCCTCATCAAGGCAAAACTTTTTATTCCTGAGCACAAAGGGGCCATTCATTTCTGCCATCCACTCATTCCACATGCTATGAGACTGCTGGGCCCCTCAGCTTTAATTTCAAAGTCCAAAATTATTTCCCATTTCAAAATTATTTCCGCATTTCCCTCAAAGTTATGTATTCATAGCTTTCATTAATGAAAAAACAGAGCAATCCATCTCACAAGTGGGACTGTTCATTTTCATTTAGCTGTTGAAATTGTCATGAGGACAATGGCTTTTGCTTGAAGGCTTTGTTTTTAAACTCAGCTGGATGGGTCTCATTGAATAAATATAGCTGTCCTCTCTGCTGAGGGCTGTGAGGGGTGAACTGGCTGCTTTTATTCCCAGTTGCTATGAATGTCTAGGACAGGATGGACCACCAAGGCCTAAATAGACTCACATTTATATACAGTCTCCAAATAGATTGACCTAAATAACTAGCCAGACCATAACAATGTCAGTTCTAGATGTTAGTATTGCAGTAATACGTAAACACATTTTATGGCACTCTtttctgtaagtcgctttggaaagaagacatcagccaagaacaTAAGCTTAAATGTacttaattataaaaaatgtccTGTAGTTAACATGTAATATGTTAAAAATGGACACTGTAGTATTAAATGCTACTAATTGAGTCCAAACGTCCAAAACAATTAATGTTcactctaaaaaaaaattttaatctaGATAACAAGCATGTTCAAAGCACAatacaaacaacataaaaatgcaaggaaaaaaaaagaaggaatttTTCAGgaataacaaaagaaaaaaggtaATTCAAATTggttaaattaagtaaaaaatctgaattattattgctttgttatttttatacaaCTTTATGCACCATTCTatgatattatttaaattttgtgagaaataaattaaaattaggtTTGTTGTCCGACAATTTCATCTAATGGATAAAGAATGTTCCATAAATAATTAAgacatttattacaaatacaagGTTGACATCTTTGTTAAGGAGGTGAAAACAAAATTATACATAATAATGAGATTTTGACTCTAAACTGTTGTACGAGAAAAAAAGGTACTACATTTCATTACAGTAACATCCTGTAATTACAATATAGAACATGAAAGATATTTGAGATAAAAAATATgagataatattaataataataataaaacactttttccATCACCATTGCCACACACTAACATTTCTTATCTGACCAATAAAAATCTTCCTAAATTTCCATTAAATATAAACTTTGAGTTGTGTAGAAATGCCCAGAAGTTGgcttgacaacagaactattgcCATAGAGCAAGTAAATCTTAAATTCATACCTAACAATTCAATCTAAAATGTAATCTTATCGTATAGTATATAGCATATTGTATATCTTCAAGTATACTggatgtttggaatgacatgggtaAAGTGTTAAGTACTTGCTCATATGCAAtggagtgtgtaatttctgctctACTAGTTTcaccaaaaataatgactgttttcaaacaggtttcctaaacacACCTCTCACCTCTGCCATTGGTCAGCCGCAAAAGTCAATCCATTTGTTGAGTTAATGTTCCTGTGTTGGGCTAGTTAGAATACTCAAACAAATAATGTGTTTACACTCATATAGAAGTCAAcatacgaatggcttacttacagtggTCTTTGCACATTGAACTGGTATAGGAGATATTTAacatgaaaacaaatatatatgttGAAGTGTGTAGTAGTGAAATATGTTGAAGTATGTTGAAGTGGCTTACATGGGCTTACACCAGGGCTGTACTGGTattctggcatactgggcattttcccggtgggccaacacaATTTTGAGCCGTTcgggggcggaatggccatcggtaGAACCAAGTGAGCcagtgggttggccgcgaaatgtgctgctgcgttatgcagaacggaccacaaaacggtgccgcgatatgcagaaaaggacagcgaatatagatatagacatatagatatgtttcaaaattactattcatttctttagaagtaaaactttgtaaattaggaaaaaaatgactgagtgcacctttactgAACTGTTACCACTGAAAGAGCTGGCTTGGGGCTTGTCTTCATTAACAGTGTTTCCATGTGTTAGAACACAGGTGCCCAGGTGCAGGTAGCAGGAGACTTACTGCCTGACTCAACTGAGAGAGCGGTGACCATTTCAGGCACCCCTCACGCCATCACACAATGTGTGAAGCACATCTGTACCGTCATACTGGAGGTTGGTGCGAGATCatgtgggagtgtgtgagtgtggctgcatttttaattgaaaacctatgtgtgtgtatgaatgattTCCCTTTGTGCTTAAATGTAATTTAAGGTGTGGGATATTTTTCATGTCTCTTTCCCCTTCACGCTTCATTTGCATTCAGTTTCAACACATGCACAACATGTTAAATGTTCCTATTTGCTTCATTAGTTCCCAGCATCCAACCTTGGATGCTTTTGTTTTGTAGACTATTCACTGGATTGCAGAACAGAACAATCCATTTTACGCATTTAGGTGCAATCAGTAATTGTACCTCATTAAAACGGTTTTACACATAATGAAATGAATAGTTATGCTGAGAAATCTGTTTACAATGATGTATGCTCAAAATATGAACACTCAAGAATCAGTAGCCTAATGAcagttgttttattcatttgctGGGTTGCATCATGGAGAATGACATATTAAATACCCCAAGGAACCATGAAATCTCTTGGCAAAGATTTGTGTCCTATGttaatatttcctattgaaaaatGAAGTGTGGGCAGGATATATTTTAGGGCTTGTcctttccataaaaataaaaataataaataataattagacTTTAGTTATGTCACAGCCACAAACCATGATTAGctttttttcttgtcaaaaatcAGAGTAGAGCATTAAGTTATCAAtactttttgtctgtttttccagaggagagagacagttaattttaaatgtgtatcttTCCGAGCACACTAGCATATTGACGggaagattacttctgaaatgtaattgggtactgattacaaattacatgaccaaaattttaatcagtaacataatttTAAAGATTGCacttttaggtaatctaatctgattaattttggattacttattgcagggtttattgaaaatcaaatcataattttttaatctaatcaaaaatatgttttttgtaagGTAAGGATTTCTATGCACAGATACATTTTTCAATGTATGTCTtgaaagtcaagtaatttttgtATGTGGTCAAATGAGAAACGAGACTACACTCTCTTAAATGTATGTACTAGATCTACCTAGCTAGATGCATGTAATTCAGGCTCTGGCTCAGAACACTCTTTTAAAATTTAGCATCATAATATTGCACTAAATTATGCACTTGTTATTGCCGTTGGCTgaattgtaatataaaaaaaatcttagcaTACACTCCAAAAAAAATCACTGTTATCTGAGcacaaacataatataattacATGTACTTGATTTTTTAAATCGTTTTATGCAATCCAggttacatgtaatccattactacccaacagtgcatatagatggcttcaaagctaatagacactGACTAAAAATCTCAGAACTctcattttgatttcacagggGCTTTAATATGACCTTAAAGAACAGCCTTCACTTTATCTCCATAACTCACCATGTTATTGGACACATTTGTTGTGGAATaatttaatcatggctgactacaTAGAGAATTTCTACACTTAGGAATTTTGATTTTgcgtgatgctgcatccacaccgtTAGGTGTTAGTATAAGTGCAATACAACTGCCATAATGGCCAAACAACTACTGAGTGCATCTTAAACAAAGTTCACtttgaatacaaatattttgacaCATACTGACCAAATAACACTTTTGACATTTTCTTGCCTGTACTTGTCTCCCATGTGTAGTCCCCACCTAAAGGAGCCACCATTCCATACCGACCCAAACCCTCCACAGGTGGCAGCCACACAGTGTTGGCACAACCACATGCTGCTCCGGTAAGTTTTGCatccattttaataaaaaaaagtaaaaaaagaacagAACTGTACAATCACAACAGCTCTTCGCACGCATTGAGTACATAGTTCTCTACAGTCCCAGTGTGGAACTGTGAGTGTGGAAATTTACTCAAATGATTTCACTTAGATCAGTTGGCTGAATAAATCTCAGATCCAATCAGTAAAACAGTCACCAAAGGGTTATTATTGTCTGATGTCAAGTGCTCTTAAACATGCAGATCAGACTTGCTTTGAATGACTCATTCAGGTCTGTAAGTTTTTCTCAGAACATTTGTAActtataattgtaaatatatctGGACAATCAATTCAGCTCCATCCATTCTGTCCTGATCTCCTTTGAGGAATAAGACATTAGAAGAGGTAATCTAAGCTTGATCAGTCAAATCTCTGCTCTgtctgtttttacatttacatttattcatttatcagacgcttttatccaaagtgacttacaaaatgaggaaggatacaacataagcgattcatATTAAGGAGACAGTAACAAGAAAATTACTGCATTACAAAGATT of Xyrauchen texanus isolate HMW12.3.18 chromosome 20, RBS_HiC_50CHRs, whole genome shotgun sequence contains these proteins:
- the LOC127661015 gene encoding poly(rC)-binding protein 3-like isoform X3, which produces MRDSLFEASRPERTMNMNKREDGVSERGLNVTLTIRLLMHGKEVGSIIGKKGETVKKMREESGARINISDGSSPERIITITGASEVIFKAFAMIAEKFEEDILASMINSTVASRPPVTLRLVFPASQCGSLIGKGGSKIKEIRENTGAQVQVAGDLLPDSTERAVTISGTPHAITQCVKHICTVILESPPKGATIPYRPKPSTGGSHTVLAQPHAAPAFAFPGQFAIPPQDLTKLHQLAMQHIPFTSLGQSNPTFPGLDAAFATSSQELTIPNDLIGCIIGRQGSKINEIRQMSGAQIKIAGATDGSAVRHITITGSPASISVAQYLISAR